The Metabacillus schmidteae nucleotide sequence TCATATAGATATCAAACAGAAAAACAAACAAAAAAATCGGCCAACTGTTGCAAGTCGAGGTGAAACTATTTCGAGCAAAGTGAATTTAACAGAAACAGAAATAGATCTATTAGCAAGAATTGTACGAGCTGAGGCTCAAACTGAACCTTTTGAAGGGAAAGTTGCAGTAGCTAGTGTTGTATTAAACCGGGTAGATAGTCCGAAGTTTCCTGATACAATTAAAGATGTTATTTATCAATCAGGGCAATTCCAACCAGTTTCTAATGGTGAAATTAACAAACCGGCTGATAAGGAATCTAGAAGAGCAGTATTCGCCGCGTTATCTGATATGAGAAAAATTGCAAAAGACGCCTTATTTTTCTATAACCCTGATATTGCTACAAATCGTTGGTTAGATTCCAGAGAGACAACGGTTGTGATTGGAGAACATGTATTTAAAAACTAGATTTACTAAAGAAGAATTAGATTTATAACTACCAGGACCTCTTATCCTGTTCAAATAAATTTTTTCTATAACTTATATACATAAACTTTTAAAGAAATTTATACTCAATGATCTTTTTGAAAAATAGATGTGGAACCATATCAAAGCTAGAATGGTTCCACATTTTTGTTTACCATCTAGATTGTTAAAACGATTTTTCCCTGAGCATGCCCTTCAGCAAAATAGTTAAATGCTTCCCTCACATCACTTAACTTGTAACACCGATCAATTACAGGTTTTACATACCCTGCTTCTATAAGTTCTTTAATATATTGCAAGTCTGACTCATTTGCTCTCTGTAAAAATGTATATATTTTTTTTCTATCAGTCAAATTAATCCAAGGACCTTTAATCATGGCTTGATACATCTGTGCCTCAGAACCTCCAACATGGACAAAAACGCCGTTAGCTGCTAGTGC carries:
- a CDS encoding cell wall hydrolase translates to MKKLIFLLTLLVTLLSAEPILAYTVQKGDTMYKIARDNELTLSELASVNPQVKDLDLIYVGQEIHIDIKQKNKQKNRPTVASRGETISSKVNLTETEIDLLARIVRAEAQTEPFEGKVAVASVVLNRVDSPKFPDTIKDVIYQSGQFQPVSNGEINKPADKESRRAVFAALSDMRKIAKDALFFYNPDIATNRWLDSRETTVVIGEHVFKN